Within the Piliocolobus tephrosceles isolate RC106 chromosome 15, ASM277652v3, whole genome shotgun sequence genome, the region ACACCCCTCTCTTACAGGACGTCCCAGTGAAGACTGTGTAAAATCTCTGGGTATATGATATGAGGCAATGACGGGAAAAGCACGATTCTGGGCTTAGGTCTGTATCTTCAATACAACATGTGCAGTCTGGGTGGCACTGAGCCAGAAAAGGCTCCCGTGGGAAAACCAAAACCAAGAGGCTCAAGTTGTGAAAAACACACCACCTTGGCCTCTGCGACTCCAGTGTAATGGAATAATGTGAACTTCTGTAGAAGGGGCACCCCATACAATAAGAAACCGTCACCGTGGGTAAACACAGAAGCTTCAGCAACCCGAGAAGGTGGGGCACTAGCTGTTcatccagctactttggaggctaaggcaggaggatcacctgagtcctgagtaggaggccagcctgggcaacatggcaagatNNNNNNNNNNNNNNNNNNNNNNNNNNNNNNNNNNNNNNNNNNNNNNNNNNNNNNNNNNNNNNNNNNNNNNNNNNNNNNNNNNNNNNNNNNNNNNNNNNNNCCTGCCCATGGACCAGCTCCACGGAGCCACGAGCACCGACGCCTGCCCACAGGCCAGCTCCACAGAGCCATTCACCCCACAGGCCAGCTCCATGGAACCACTCACACCAACGCCTGCCCACAGGCCAGCTCCACGGAGCCATGAGCACCGACGCCTGCCCACAGGCCAGCTCCACGGAGCCACGAGCAGCTGTGACAGTGTGTCTTGCCAACATCAAGCAGAAAGCCCTGGAAAAGCTTCAAGTTTAATTTTAGTTAGCAGGCTCCAGGGTATCCCAGTTATTTCAATGCCAGAGTACCCTTTCATAATGCCCAATTCCTATGATGTTAATAACAGTTGGACTGTAAGTTCCTCCAccctctcttttctgttttccaaagcacctgggtgaatgaatgaatactgtGAGAAAGACAAAAGTAGTGTGCTGACGCTCCTTACCGCTGTCGGAACTGCTCAGACTCTTTTCCGCATCCTGGCAATCATCTGGCTCCCGACAGACAGGAAACCAGAGCTCGGTTCCTTTAAAGCAGAGACTGCGGCCGAgcacggtggcgcacacctgtactcccatctctttgggaggctgagctgggaggatcgctcgaggccaggagttcaagaccagcctgggcaacagagggagacctcaatctctacataaaattaaaaatcagctgggtatggtggtgctcacctgtggccccagcttactcaggaggctgaggtgggaggattgcttgaacccaggaggcagaggctacagtgagccacgatcacatcactgcactccaactcgggtgacagagcaagactctgtctcaaaaataataataataacgttcttggccgggcgcggtggctcacgcctgtaatcccagcactttgggaggccgaggtgggcagatcacaaggtcaagagatggagactatcctggccaacatggtgaaactctgtctccactaaaaacacaaaaaaattagctgggcgtggtggtgggcgcctgtagtcccagctactcaggaggctgaggcaggagaatcacttgaacccaggaagcagaggttgcagtgagccgagattatgccactgcactccagcctggcaatacagcaagacttcatctcaaaataataataataataatgttcttTTGTACATTAAGGTCCCTGACTTAACCATGGTTCAAATTAcaatttttcaaatttgatgGTTCAAAAGCAGTAtgtattcagtagaaactgtacttcaaaCACATATAACCATTGTgctttcactttcagtacagcagtcaataaattacatgaaatattcaacACTTCATTTTACAATAGCTTTGTgggccgcgcgcggtggctcaagcctgtaatcccagcactgtgggaggccgagacgggcggatcacgaggtcaggagatcgagaccatcctggctaacacggtgaaaccccatctctactaaaaatacaaaaaattagccgggcgagatggcgggcgcctgtagtcccagctactcaggaggctgagcaggagaatagcgtgaacccgggaggcggagcttgtagtgagccgagatggcgccactgcactccagcccgggcgacagagcgagactccgtctcaaaaaaaaaaagaaagagcacttACACCAGCCTCACCCTGAGCATCATGACCAACTACGGAAGTTGCCTTTAGTACTCAACAGGGCAATCCTTCCATCTCCACTGCCCCAATCTCTGCTTGGTGACTGCTCAACTGTTGAAAGCAGCAGCTGGCTGAAGCCAGACACCAGAGTGAGCGTTTTCTTAAAGAATCTAGAAACGTGAGTGCTTAGAACACCAAAGGGACAGCTACAGTCTTCCACGTTTTCCCTAAAAAGAAGGAAGTCTGGTGACCTGCCTGGAAGAAACGGAAATCTGCACTTGCAGGTTCACCCCTTGCTCCTGGACTGGCAAACAGCTCACCTACCAGCAGAGCCTGCTAACGCCAAGCACACAGCACgtgcatgccaggcactggccAAAGTGCTTGATGAGTCTCCGCCCGCAGGTGCACTTACCCACTCTTATCACTAACAGCAGAGGACCCTGCGCTACAAGAGGCTGAGCAGCGTTCCGGGACCTGGGAGCAGGCAAGGGCAGGATGGAACCTACTCCGCTGATTCCAGGGTTGCACTGCTGGCCACCACACCAGGAGAAGCACCCCTGCCTCGGGCTCTGGCAGCCCACATGGAGTACTTACCACCACGAAGCTCTGTCTGGACCCAAGCCCAGGCTCCCTCCCCAGGGCAGGGTAGCATGGCCACGTTCTAGGGACACAGCCAAGAGCACCCAACAGTCTAAAAGAATAGTTAGAGCTGCCTACCCAAGCCTCCCACCCTTTCCTGAGCTACAGTAATAACAGTAACTTAGCACCCAGGCCTCCTGCAAGGAATAAGGGACGAGATTACAGAGAGAGTGCCCATCAGCTCCTGGCACATAGCAGTGCTCAGTCAGGAGTAGCAGTCATTACCACAAAGCCTGGCTTCCTGCACCGACAGGCCAGGGGCTCTCGACAGACAGTGCCAGAGACGTTCTGCCACAAATACCAAGAGGCTTTGCCACTTCTTGGTCTCACAGCAGACAGCTTTTAGGGTCAAGCCCATCCACCACCCTGGGGTGCCCTCACCCTCACCCTACAGGAGTGCAGGTGTGAGAAGCATGGCTGTTGGCCAAGGTGTGAGCACCAAACTCTGGGGAGCACCCCTAAGGATGATGCTGGGGAGGACTGCAGAGGAAACCACACCTTCACATCTGGAAAGTATTGGTTTTACCTTCAATCTCCGAACTGCTCAGATAAACAGAGTGAAAGGAGGGATGAAAATGCGGAGTGAAGGGAGAACTTGAGACCTTACAGATAGAAAAGAGTTggttaggctgggtgcagtggctcacgcccgtaatcccaacatttcgggaggccaaggtgggaggatcacttgaggccaggagtttgagaccaggctgggcaaaatagtgacaccctgtctctatataaaattttttaaaaacaggagattaaaaagcaaaaaaaaaaaaaaaaaaaaaaaaaaggccgggtacagtggctcacgccagcaatcccagcactttgggagggtgaggcaagcgGATTACctggttaggagttcaagaccagcctggccaacgtggtgaaaccccgtctctactaaaaatacaaaaattagccaggcatggtggtgtgcacctgtagtcccagctacccggaaggctgaggcaggagaattgcttgaacctgggaggcgaaggttgcagtgaaccgagaacgcgccactgcactccagcctgggcgacagaggcgAGAGAAAGGGAGACTAAGTCAGCATCCATGGAGTTACTTTTGGGGAAAGCAAAACGTATGTAAGTTTCCCTGGCTTTACTGCAGATAAGGGATTGACACCTAAATACCCTTAACTGCAGTAAAGCCAGAGACCTTAAGAATGCTCTGAAGGAAACATCACATGTTCAGTCAATTTGGTATTACATGTGTGCAGACAACGTTCCAGATACCTGGAGACTACCCTCTTCTCTGTGTTCTTCTAGTTTCTATCCAAAAATTTGGACCTGCTACAAAGCCAAGCACACAGAAACACTCTGGGAGAGGGGAAGAGCTGGGGGATTAGAGCCAAGCGGACATACCCCTCCCTGCAAATAGGATGTGTGTAGGGGTGCCGTCCTGACGCGGGGGTTAAAGTGTTCGCTGTGGAAAGGACTCATCCCACGCTCATGGATGGCCTTTAAGTATTTCAAAAGGTGATTCCAACCTGCAAGGCCAATACCGTCTCGAAAAGGGACCTCAGAGGTCTCACTGCTCGCCACGGGGGTGGGACCATTTCCTCAAGGCTTTCATAACTCTCCATCCCTTTTCCGGGAGAGGGCACTGGCACAGGCGTCCCCTGCACCATGCCCGGGATGTTACCTCGCTTGAACTCCTCCAGGACAGCGTCCAGTTTGGTGTCGTTGAAGACGAAGTGGAGCGGATGGTTGTAGAAACGAGTGATGGTGCTAAGCGGTGTGCAGTCTTCGGGATCCACGAAGGCCAAGTCCTTGAGGTAGAGCATGTCCACGATGTTGGAGCGCTCCTCCTCGTACACGGGGATGCGCGTGTGGCCGCTCTGCATGATGCTGGCCAGGACGCCGAAGTCCAGCACGGTGCTGGCGTCCAGCATGAAGCAGTCTTCCAGGGGCGTGAGCACGTCCTCCACGGTCCGGCAGCGCAGCACGCCCTTGCTGAGATCGCTGTAGGGGTCGCCGCCGCCGCGCGCCAGCTCCAGCACCCGTTCCCGCAGCCGCCCGGGCCGCGCTGCCAGCTCCAGCAGCTGCCCCACGGGCAGCGCCACGGGCAGAGTGAGCAGGACAGCCAGGCGGCTGAGGCCGAGCGCGCGCGGCGCCAGCACCAGCGTCCAGCGACCGCTCACGGCGGCCGGCACCACCTCGCCCACCAGGAACACGAGCCCCGCGCTGCCCAGCACAGCAGGCACCACACGCTGGCCGGCCGCGCGGTACAGCAGCACCGCCAGCGCCGCCTGCGCCAGGCTGGCCAGCAGCAGCAGCGCGCCCAAGGCGCAGCCGGCCCAGCGACGCGCGGGCTCCAAGCGCCGCGCCGCCGCACGCTCCGCCTCCGAGCCGCTCTCGCGCAGCACCTGCACCTCCGCCGGCGCCAGCGCCAGCGCGCTCAGCTGCAGGCCACGCGCCAACGCTGCCAGCGCCAGCAGCCCGGCCGCCCCCAGGCCCAGAGCCCAGGGAGGCGCCGCCTCCTCGGCCGCCCCGCCACCCGGCTCCACGCGCACCGCCAGCAGCGCCGAGTGCGGGCGCACGGCCTCGGCCCGCAGGCGCAAGCGCAGCAGCGCGCGCCACTCGCCCGCGGGGGCGGCCGCCTCCTCCCGGCAGCCCGCCCCCTCAGGGGCCACCCAGGACCAAGAGCTGTTGGCGAAACCCGGGCCGAAGAGGCGCAGGAGGAAGGTGGCGTCCGGCGTGTCCCGCGCCGCCCCTCCGCGTACCCACCCCGCGCCCGCAGCTCCATCCTCCTCCAGACAGAAGCCCAGCACTCGCGGGCCCGGCGCGGCGTCCCCCGCGACGTTGCCCAGGCAGAGCGCGGCGAACAACCAGCCTAACAGACCCGCCGCCGCTGCCGCAGCCGCCATCGCCTGCCGCCCCCTCTCGGCCTCTCGCGCAGCCTACCCCGCTCGCCCCGCTCCTCCCCAGACCAATCGTTGCCGGTCTTCGGGCTCCTTTGGCCAATAGGCGGTGGGCGGGGGCGGGCCCCAGGGTCGGACTAGGCTGCGCCGGGGAGTAAACAAGCGGCCGCTAGGGGCGGGCCGGGGGCGTGGGGCTCTGGGCCCGGCAGTGTCTGCGGCAGCTCCGGATGCGCGGGGTGGCAGTGGCCGGGAGAACGCGGGGCGGCGGGCAGGGCCTCCCAAGCCCGGCTGTCCTCGGCCCGCGCGCGGCGCCCGAAGTCCCGTCCTCCCGAGGCTGTCCCCGGCGCCCGGAGGCCGCGCCAATGCTCTGGGAAGTTCCCGGCTCGGGAGCGGAGCTGCCGCTCGGAAGAACCTCGGGTCCTGGCGCGCCTGAAGTTAAAGACCAGACGGAGAGTTAAATGTGCGAGAGATGTGCCTTTTTCTTAGGAAAGACCCCCGGTACCAGAAAGGTTTTCGACGCGCCGACCTATGGGGCTAAGAGGACTGAAGTAAGAACCAGGGACTGAGCGCCCGGAGGTTAAGTTTATGGAAGATGTTCATCGCTCCGGACCCTGCTAGAGGTCTGGGGACGTCGGACACAGCCCCTGCGGTCCCGCCGCGGACCCCGTGATCAATACGCAGACACAAAAAAATCACTACCGCCTGGAATCTGGACAGCTACCTCAAGTTATTAGTATCTTACAGGAGCAGAGTGCAGCTCAGACTTAGCGTCCGTGCTGGGTTCTGGCGCCACCGGCCTGACACCCAGGTCAGCGTCCCAGCCACACGAGGCGGCGGCATTTCTGTCAGGAATGACTACATCTGGTGATTCCACTTCTCATAGCTCGCCGCTGGGAGAATACCACCTCGGGACTAACAAGATCTATTCGAGAGGATCCTCACTGCTGAAGCGATTTTAGAAGATGGTGTGGTCTGTTGACAGTATGGAGGTTCTTTACCCATTAGTTATAATCTGTATGTGATTGGAAGGAAACAGACCAACTGCTAACACCTCTATAGATGTTCAGATTCAgtaatctttgtgtttttctctacacttttgttttttcaaatttccTAGCACAGGAAGACTGACTTACTGCGCATGTCATTTTAAATGACCTTTATAAAGACTATAGAAACAATTTGCTATGTCATGAAAGTAACAATCAAAAAAAGTATGCACATTGTGGCCACAAAGTAAAACGTGTGGAAggtaatgtgaaaaaaaaaaaaaaaatgagtaagctAGTGGTGAATGGCCAACGGAAAAGACTCtgtaaaaaactttttaaaagatggtactagtgggccgggcgcagtggctcacgcctgtaatcccagcactttgggaggctgaggcgggcggatcacgaggtcaggagatcgagaccatcctggctaacacggtgaaaccccgtctctactaaaaatacaaaaaattagccgggcgaggtggcgggcgcctgtagtcccagctactcgggaggctgaggcaggagaatggcatgaacccgggaggcggaggttgtggtgagccgagatcgtgccactgcactccagcctgggcgacagagcgagactccgtctcaaaaaacaaaagataatagTGTATTTTTAGAAGATGGTAATAGTGTCTCTTCTGCATTGTAAACCCAGAGCTGTGACCAGGCCAATGGGGCATCTCTGTGTGCTCCAGTTTTCATTATCCAGATGATGATCTGTGCCCTTTGAGTTTACTTTACTTTTGCAGATTACAGAGTAAAGCCGCCAGCAGAAGCAATAAAGACATTACTGGGCCTTTCCACTGGATCATCATCATGCctctgaagaaaaaacaaaagtgcaAACATTACAATAGATTCAGCTCCTTTAGTTCTCACTTCTGTCTCCAAGTCAAGATAAAATACTGACATGGAAAGAGAATGGATGACATGCTTGAAATGAATCAtgttgaccgggcgcggtggctcaagtctgtaatcccagcactctgggaggctgagatggacggatcacaaggtcaggagatcgagaccatcctggctaacacggtgaaaccccgtctctactacaaaatacaaaaaactagctgggcgtggtggccggcgcctgtagtcccagctactcaggaggctgaggcaggagaatggcataaacctgggaggcggagcttgcagtgagccgagattgggccgctgcactccaacctgggcgacagagcgagactccatctcaaaaaaaaaaaaaaaaaaaagaaatgagtcatGTGCCTGAAGAGTCATTAACTAACAAAGAACAGTTCCAGAGGAAAGCCAGGAAAAACTCCCCATGGATTTAGAGACAGAGCTCTCATCTTTGAcatgttattttttccttgtctcaGGCTTCCTTGGAAAACAACCAACCTATAACTAACTTCCTGGGAATAAAGCTTCAGGTAGAAGAAAATTTGATCAAACCTGGAAAACATAAGTGGTCATTTAAATTGTCAGTacacaaagatacaaaaaaatccaGTATGGGGCACGCAAACCTGCTCCTGGAGTGGTTTTCCATTTGCAGTAGAGGCCTCAACAGTCCTTCACCATCTTCCCCTGTGGCTGTGCCATTCTTTACCCCACCCCTGGTTGGCATCAATGGAGACATAGCCACTTGACCTTCAGACCATTGTTGGCCCTCCCTGGGCCATTTTCCTTAGTGTTCTTTTGGATCAAGACATTTCCATGTTACATCTAAATATTTATTCTTGAGTTTTAAACCCACTGGCTACTTCCTGCTCATCTCTCAAGCCTTAGCTCATATGCTTCTCCCTCCGAGTCATCTTCCTTGACCTTCTTGACTAGGTTGGTTCAAGGTGATTGGAGCTATGTGCTCTCCCCACATCAGCCAGTACATCCCCTATTGTAACATgtattcacttattcaacaagtatttcctGCATTGAGTCCGTGCAATgtaccaggtactgttctagTGTTGGGACTGTAGTGGGAATAAAATTAAGTCCCTACCCTTGTGGGGCTAGATTCTAGTGCAAGGACAATGGAAAATACCAACgtctatattttaatatctggtaGTAAGTGCTATGGAGGGAAAAAGGCAAGATAAAGAGACAGATGCTGGGGTGATGCTGATTGAGATGGGCTAATCAGGGAAGCCTTCTCAAGGAGATGGCGTTTGAACTGAGGCTTAAATGAAACAAGGGGTGAGCCTCACCAAGACGTAGGAGACGTGTCCCAGGTCAGGGAGACAGCAAACGTCCTCCTTGGGGTGCTGGGGAGGTTCTTTACCAAATTCACAGAGGGGTTGGTAGTACCTGGCGTGCCACAGGGGCTTAAACGCGTGGAACAGATGGATGAAGATAATTTACAAATCTTGCCCTAGACATAAACGTTTGCCTGTGTACCCCTTTTATCTGGAACATCCTCTTTTGTTGCCTACCTAGATGCCCCCAGTTAGTCTACTCCATTAAACTTTGCATGCTTGGAGCCCCTGGTCTCAGCACCCTCAGTCACACAAGCCGGCCTGCAGCACCTATACAGCACCATAGGAGTCCCCTGCAGAGCTGCGACTTCGAGTGGGTATAGTGACGGAACTCAGGTCCTTCAAGGGATGAGCACTCCAGCTTTGAAACCACAACCAGCCTGTAAGTGTGGACGAAAAGGCAGCTGCATGTTATAAAACAGTATCACTCATACTTTCGGATCCAGCTTCTTTCAGTCCCGTGGGTAGGAAGGAGGGGCAATTTGCTGAAGCCCACTGCCCTTCCAGTACTCACAAGCCAAGGGCCCGGTGGGACCTGTTTCACAGGACTCATTCTCATGGCAGCTGAGCACATCTGTCCTCTATGTCTGCCAGCAGCCACGACCCTCTCCTGTGATGACAGCCTTGATGCTATTTAGAAACTCCATTTCCGATTGCATCTCACTGCTGAACGGTCCTGCAATCCTTTATTGGCCCTTGCCCCGTCACAAGAGAGAGCCAGCCACAGCCA harbors:
- the CNNM3 gene encoding metal transporter CNNM3 yields the protein MAAAAAAAGLLGWLFAALCLGNVAGDAAPGPRVLGFCLEEDGAAGAGWVRGGAARDTPDATFLLRLFGPGFANSSWSWVAPEGAGCREEAAAPAGEWRALLRLRLRAEAVRPHSALLAVRVEPGGGAAEEAAPPWALGLGAAGLLALAALARGLQLSALALAPAEVQVLRESGSEAERAAARRLEPARRWAGCALGALLLLASLAQAALAVLLYRAAGQRVVPAVLGSAGLVFLVGEVVPAAVSGRWTLVLAPRALGLSRLAVLLTLPVALPVGQLLELAARPGRLRERVLELARGGGDPYSDLSKGVLRCRTVEDVLTPLEDCFMLDASTVLDFGVLASIMQSGHTRIPVYEEERSNIVDMLYLKDLAFVDPEDCTPLSTITRFYNHPLHFVFNDTKLDAVLEEFKRGNIPGMVQGTPVPVPSPGKGMESYESLEEMVPPPWRAVRPLRSLFETVLALQLSSVGSSHSRPGIPVEGSPGRNPGV